The following coding sequences lie in one Polluticoccus soli genomic window:
- the glmS gene encoding glutamine--fructose-6-phosphate transaminase (isomerizing), with the protein MCGIVGYIGNKEAFPILIKGLKRLEYRGYDSAGIALLNGDLNVFKKAGKVSELEKITNGKSVGANIGIGHTRWATHGEPNDVNAHPHLSQSNELAIIHNGIIENYAAIKAELEKRGYNFQSDTDTEVLINLIEEVRKTEKSSLEDAVRVALNEVVGAYAIVILDKKDPNHLIAARKGSPLVIGIGEDEFYIASDASPIIEYTQNVIYLDDQEYASVHRDGTYVIKTLGNVEKSHAIQKLELSLEAIEKGGYEHFMLKEIHEQPKALEDAMRGRMNALQGWIKLGGLSEYLSRIENAERFVITACGTSWHSGLIGEYLIEDLARVPVEVEYASEFRYRNPIIKESDVVFAISQSGETADTLAAIELAKERQALIYGICNVIGSSIARVSHAGSYTHAGPEIGVASTKAFSTQITLLTLIALQIAQSKGTISTSRLRTILYEMENIPKKIKETLELDSQIKELAAIYKDARNFLYLGRGYNFPVALEGALKLKEISYIHAEGYPAAEMKHGPIALIDEEMPVVFLATNQSAYEKIVSNVQEVKARKGKIIAVVNKGDTQIRALADHVIEVPETEEVLSPLVTIVPLQLLAYHIAIMRGCNVDQPRNLAKSVTVE; encoded by the coding sequence ATGTGCGGCATTGTAGGATACATAGGCAATAAAGAAGCCTTTCCAATTCTGATCAAGGGCCTCAAAAGGCTGGAATACCGTGGCTATGACAGTGCCGGTATCGCACTGCTGAATGGCGACCTGAATGTTTTTAAGAAGGCAGGAAAGGTAAGTGAACTTGAAAAGATAACTAACGGAAAATCGGTAGGCGCCAATATTGGTATAGGCCACACGCGCTGGGCTACGCACGGTGAACCCAACGATGTCAATGCCCACCCTCACCTGTCTCAGTCCAACGAGCTGGCCATCATTCACAATGGTATCATTGAGAACTATGCAGCGATCAAGGCAGAGCTGGAGAAACGTGGTTATAACTTTCAATCAGATACTGATACTGAAGTACTGATCAACCTGATAGAAGAAGTACGCAAAACAGAGAAATCTTCATTGGAAGATGCTGTTCGCGTGGCACTGAACGAGGTAGTAGGCGCTTATGCCATCGTCATCCTCGACAAAAAGGACCCTAACCATCTTATAGCTGCTCGTAAAGGCAGTCCGCTGGTTATCGGCATTGGCGAAGACGAATTCTACATCGCGTCAGACGCATCACCTATCATCGAGTACACGCAAAACGTGATCTACCTCGACGACCAGGAATATGCCTCAGTCCACCGTGATGGTACCTATGTCATCAAAACACTGGGCAACGTAGAAAAATCTCATGCTATCCAAAAGCTGGAACTAAGCCTGGAAGCCATTGAAAAAGGCGGCTATGAACACTTCATGCTGAAGGAGATACATGAGCAACCCAAAGCTCTTGAAGATGCTATGCGCGGCCGTATGAACGCCCTGCAAGGCTGGATCAAACTCGGTGGCCTTAGCGAATACCTGAGCCGCATCGAAAATGCAGAGCGCTTCGTGATAACAGCATGTGGTACTTCCTGGCACTCCGGTCTTATTGGCGAATACCTGATAGAAGACCTGGCACGTGTACCGGTAGAAGTAGAATACGCTTCAGAGTTCCGTTACAGGAATCCGATCATAAAAGAAAGCGATGTTGTATTTGCAATATCTCAATCGGGAGAGACCGCAGATACCCTTGCTGCTATAGAACTGGCTAAAGAACGCCAGGCGCTGATCTACGGTATATGCAACGTTATTGGCTCGTCGATAGCACGCGTGTCCCACGCCGGTTCGTATACACACGCCGGTCCGGAAATAGGCGTAGCATCTACAAAAGCATTCTCTACACAGATCACTCTTCTGACGCTCATCGCCCTGCAGATCGCACAATCGAAGGGTACTATATCTACTTCGAGGCTGCGCACCATTTTGTACGAAATGGAGAACATACCGAAGAAGATAAAAGAGACGCTGGAGCTGGACAGCCAGATAAAAGAATTAGCTGCTATTTATAAAGACGCACGCAACTTCTTATACCTTGGCCGTGGCTACAACTTCCCTGTAGCACTGGAAGGTGCCCTGAAACTGAAAGAGATCTCTTACATACATGCTGAAGGATATCCTGCAGCTGAAATGAAACACGGCCCTATCGCGCTGATAGATGAGGAAATGCCTGTGGTATTCCTGGCTACTAACCAAAGCGCCTACGAAAAGATCGTTTCGAACGTGCAGGAAGTGAAGGCACGCAAAGGAAAGATCATTGCCGTAGTAAACAAAGGCGATACACAGATACGCGCCCTGGCCGATCACGTTATCGAGGTACCAGAAACGGAAGAAGTGCTGTCTCCTCTGGTCACTATCGTTCCATTGCAACTGTTGGCTTACCATATAGCCATTATGCGCGGCTGTAATGTTGACCAACCGAGGAACCTTGCCAAATCTGTAACAGTAGAATAA
- a CDS encoding DUF4270 family protein, which yields MKKQLRNFAFLSLLAATMFEVGCKEDTIINANVSPTLGPIAVDSIPDTFTVYTKTVLIDTVVTSLTPSNQVVVHGLGTVNDPYFGRTNAGVYVQVLPERGNFTFSANNPTVTEAYVVLPFSGFAWGDTTDIQDYNVYRITDNLTTDETYYSNTNKNYDPTPVGSITGVNVDKLTDSVSVLGGNKAPHLRIKLTDAFKNELVSLAASSNDAAAFLSAMKGLYIASADTTKGRAIPYFMLNNSTDYRRAAIQFFYYENGNTADTKTAFFNFTTGCAHYNRVTRNYSNTLKSAFASTAQSDEVVYLQNLPGATLDIRFPTLKNLPQIVVNRAELVITQISAPGDPEADKFWAPLLLDATGVDASGNKYVPLDKQPLTDAGALAFIDGGKKTVTLPGGITVNQYSLNIPREVQRAIVNKSDALHLQLNGVQRFFGAYRLIAGGNPSQFKVSLHITYSKL from the coding sequence TTGAAAAAACAGCTCCGGAACTTCGCCTTTTTGTCTTTGCTCGCCGCCACGATGTTCGAGGTGGGTTGTAAAGAGGATACAATTATAAATGCTAATGTTTCTCCCACATTAGGTCCTATCGCAGTCGATTCGATACCCGATACATTCACGGTCTATACCAAGACCGTGCTCATTGATACTGTAGTAACCAGCCTTACACCTTCCAACCAGGTTGTGGTACATGGACTTGGTACTGTCAACGACCCCTATTTTGGTCGCACCAACGCCGGGGTCTATGTGCAGGTGCTTCCGGAAAGAGGCAACTTCACATTTTCGGCCAACAATCCAACAGTCACAGAAGCTTACGTTGTACTGCCGTTTTCAGGTTTTGCATGGGGAGATACAACGGACATCCAGGACTACAATGTGTACCGGATTACCGACAATCTGACAACCGACGAGACCTACTATAGTAATACTAATAAGAATTACGACCCGACCCCTGTTGGTTCAATTACCGGCGTGAATGTTGATAAGTTGACAGATTCAGTATCGGTACTGGGCGGCAACAAAGCCCCCCATTTGCGTATAAAGCTTACAGATGCGTTCAAGAATGAGTTGGTATCACTGGCAGCTTCCAGCAACGATGCAGCAGCTTTTCTTTCAGCGATGAAGGGGCTTTATATAGCATCGGCAGATACAACCAAAGGCCGGGCTATTCCGTATTTCATGTTGAACAATAGCACCGACTACCGTCGTGCTGCTATCCAGTTCTTTTATTACGAAAACGGCAATACAGCGGATACCAAAACAGCTTTTTTCAACTTCACGACTGGCTGCGCGCACTACAACCGCGTTACCCGCAATTATTCAAATACTCTGAAAAGTGCTTTTGCATCGACTGCACAATCAGACGAAGTAGTATACCTGCAAAACCTGCCCGGAGCCACGCTTGATATTCGATTCCCGACATTAAAAAACCTGCCGCAGATCGTTGTGAACCGTGCTGAGCTTGTTATTACACAAATCAGCGCCCCCGGCGACCCCGAAGCTGATAAATTCTGGGCACCGCTGCTGCTCGATGCAACCGGCGTAGATGCCAGCGGCAATAAATATGTACCGCTTGACAAACAACCCCTGACAGATGCAGGAGCTCTTGCGTTCATCGACGGCGGCAAGAAAACCGTGACCCTGCCGGGCGGAATAACCGTTAACCAGTATTCTCTTAATATTCCCAGGGAGGTTCAGCGAGCTATTGTAAACAAGTCTGATGCGTTACATTTGCAATTGAACGGTGTACAACGGTTCTTTGGAGCTTACAGGCTGATCGCCGGCGGCAATCCGTCCCAATTCAAAGTGTCGTTGCACATCACTTATTCTAAACTTTAA
- a CDS encoding glycogen/starch synthase: MSADKKRVLIVASELSPYVELTDFAHILNKLAVKSFDAGLEVRVIMPRYGTINERRHRLHEVVRLSGINVIIDKDDYPLIIKVASLPNARLQVYFMDNDDYFKRKGVYRDEHDNFYDDNAERMIFFCKSALETVKKFGWPPHVIHCHGWMTSLVPLYLKTAYKKEPVFSYSKVIYTAQPTIFTEKLSPNFVKKAIVSNEIKEKDLDAFKEGTNTALTLGAAKCADVVIQGAPDLDKEVMEEIKPSRYKKVVKYEESWKEDVTPLLDLYKSLTES; this comes from the coding sequence ATGTCTGCCGACAAAAAACGTGTTCTTATAGTTGCTAGTGAACTATCGCCTTATGTTGAACTTACAGATTTCGCCCATATACTGAACAAGCTCGCAGTTAAGTCTTTTGATGCTGGGTTGGAAGTACGTGTGATCATGCCGAGATACGGCACCATCAACGAGCGTCGCCATCGTCTTCACGAAGTGGTTCGTCTTTCTGGTATCAACGTGATCATCGATAAGGATGACTATCCATTGATAATCAAAGTGGCGTCGCTGCCTAATGCAAGGCTCCAGGTTTACTTCATGGATAATGATGACTACTTCAAACGTAAAGGCGTGTACCGCGATGAGCACGATAACTTTTACGACGACAATGCAGAACGCATGATCTTCTTCTGTAAGAGCGCGCTGGAAACCGTTAAGAAGTTTGGCTGGCCTCCGCATGTCATACATTGCCATGGCTGGATGACATCGTTAGTGCCTTTGTACCTGAAAACAGCTTATAAGAAAGAACCTGTATTCAGCTATTCAAAGGTAATTTACACTGCACAGCCTACAATATTCACAGAAAAGCTCAGCCCTAACTTTGTAAAGAAGGCCATCGTAAGCAACGAGATCAAAGAGAAAGACCTCGACGCTTTCAAAGAAGGCACCAATACAGCACTGACATTGGGCGCAGCAAAATGTGCCGATGTTGTGATACAGGGTGCACCTGATCTCGACAAAGAGGTTATGGAAGAAATAAAACCAAGCAGGTATAAGAAAGTAGTAAAATATGAAGAGTCGTGGAAAGAAGATGTAACGCCGCTGCTCGACTTGTACAAAAGCTTAACAGAGTCTTAG
- the panC gene encoding pantoate--beta-alanine ligase, with the protein MVIFKKISDLQDYLLKLRATDSRRVGFVPTMGALHAGHISLIGRSKANNDIAVASIFVNPTQFNDRSDFDKYPSSVDMDITMLVEAGCDVLLLPSEQEVYPEGDQKMQSYGFGYLDNILEGAQRPGHFKGVGQVVARLLDIVNPDFVYVGQKDYQQCIVIKNLIGLLRKENEITLMVCPTVREADGLAMSSRNRRLTEPQRAIAGLLYQCLVSIQAKQIDSSFKIVQKECLDLLAEKGFTPEYVSLADAGDLSLLEEYDKSKKMVALVAAKLGDVRLIDNLVIN; encoded by the coding sequence ATGGTCATATTTAAGAAGATCAGCGACCTGCAGGATTACCTCTTAAAGCTTCGTGCAACTGATAGTCGCAGGGTAGGATTTGTTCCAACGATGGGAGCGCTTCACGCAGGACATATCTCGCTGATCGGCCGGTCCAAAGCCAATAACGACATAGCGGTCGCCAGCATTTTCGTTAATCCAACCCAGTTCAACGACCGCAGCGATTTTGATAAATATCCTTCTTCGGTGGATATGGACATTACCATGCTGGTGGAAGCGGGTTGCGACGTTCTGCTGCTGCCCAGCGAACAGGAGGTGTACCCGGAAGGCGACCAAAAGATGCAGAGTTACGGCTTCGGCTACCTGGATAACATATTGGAGGGAGCGCAAAGGCCCGGTCATTTCAAAGGAGTAGGCCAGGTAGTAGCCAGGCTGCTGGACATAGTTAACCCTGATTTCGTATATGTGGGTCAAAAAGATTACCAGCAATGCATCGTTATTAAGAATTTGATCGGACTGTTGAGAAAGGAAAATGAGATCACGCTGATGGTATGCCCTACGGTGCGTGAAGCCGATGGCCTTGCAATGAGTTCGCGCAACAGGAGGCTTACTGAGCCACAACGTGCTATCGCAGGTTTGCTTTATCAGTGCCTTGTGTCTATCCAGGCCAAGCAAATAGATTCGTCGTTCAAGATCGTACAGAAGGAATGCCTTGATCTGTTGGCAGAAAAAGGCTTCACACCAGAGTATGTGTCGCTGGCAGACGCCGGAGATCTTTCCCTGTTGGAAGAATATGACAAGAGCAAGAAAATGGTAGCGCTGGTAGCTGCCAAACTGGGCGATGTACGCCTTATCGACAACCTGGTGATCAACTAA
- a CDS encoding zinc-dependent metalloprotease has protein sequence MRVILFLLLSVGFLSNSYSQSIQKCGHSFVYNVVAAKYPAVLALPETVAMKTTQSDSVVTIPIVFHIVLTKLQLAQLGGETVIPDFINTQVTKITNDFMGQNADSTKIPPAFKEFYGKARMQFALAHTAPDGSATPGYEIKVTTKTGFNLQQNTYGSETAFSDAKYATSGGLDSWDPATYVNVWVLNVADNAQLLGLCIPPSFVSSHNFPSVETGVVLSYRNWRPSLNSFQARTLTHELGHFFELFHIWGDDEGKCPSTGGQDDGIEDTPPQAYENYGCPVFPKYDGCTRAGAGLMFMNFMDYTDDQCQQMFTHQQVAKMRAQIQPFGTSYALTQHPDVLKFPTETSSDNSYVIYPNPGDGRINIRFNRVSNNVKGIRIINMMGQTVASQIVSAQKGFYYFDLSGAGTGIYFAQIEFTDKTVVKKVLIR, from the coding sequence ATGAGGGTTATCCTGTTTCTTCTGCTTTCAGTAGGTTTCCTATCCAATTCTTATAGCCAGTCAATACAAAAATGCGGTCATAGCTTTGTTTACAACGTGGTTGCTGCCAAATATCCCGCAGTACTCGCTTTACCGGAAACAGTTGCTATGAAAACCACTCAATCGGACAGCGTTGTTACGATACCCATAGTATTCCATATAGTATTAACCAAACTACAATTGGCACAACTAGGCGGGGAAACTGTGATCCCAGATTTCATCAACACTCAGGTGACGAAGATCACTAACGACTTTATGGGACAGAATGCCGATAGCACTAAAATACCCCCAGCCTTCAAAGAGTTTTATGGCAAGGCGCGTATGCAATTTGCACTTGCGCATACTGCGCCTGACGGCTCCGCAACCCCAGGTTATGAAATAAAGGTGACCACCAAAACGGGATTTAATCTTCAGCAAAATACTTACGGATCAGAAACAGCCTTCAGTGATGCGAAATATGCAACATCAGGAGGTCTTGATAGTTGGGATCCTGCTACTTATGTGAATGTATGGGTGCTGAATGTGGCTGACAACGCGCAACTCCTGGGCTTATGCATCCCTCCCTCGTTTGTGAGTTCGCACAATTTCCCTTCGGTTGAAACAGGCGTTGTGCTTAGTTACCGCAACTGGCGTCCCTCGCTCAATAGCTTCCAGGCACGCACGTTGACCCATGAGCTGGGACATTTTTTTGAGCTTTTCCATATATGGGGTGATGACGAAGGCAAGTGCCCTTCAACAGGGGGCCAGGACGATGGTATTGAGGATACGCCGCCGCAGGCTTATGAAAACTATGGATGTCCGGTCTTCCCGAAATACGATGGATGCACAAGAGCTGGAGCCGGACTGATGTTCATGAACTTTATGGACTATACTGATGACCAATGCCAGCAAATGTTCACTCACCAGCAAGTAGCCAAAATGCGTGCACAAATACAGCCATTCGGAACATCTTATGCATTAACGCAACATCCGGATGTGTTGAAATTCCCTACCGAAACAAGCAGTGATAACAGTTATGTCATCTACCCCAATCCCGGCGATGGTCGAATCAACATTCGTTTCAACCGTGTATCGAACAACGTGAAAGGCATTCGCATCATCAACATGATGGGGCAAACCGTTGCAAGCCAGATTGTTTCTGCGCAGAAAGGATTTTACTATTTCGACCTGTCGGGCGCAGGTACAGGTATCTATTTTGCTCAAATAGAATTTACCGATAAAACCGTAGTAAAGAAGGTGCTGATACGTTAG
- a CDS encoding DUF4402 domain-containing protein — protein MRTGLALLVLMIVCGTAKGQQTAAASTTAGATITTPTAIFKTSDIEFEEIKVSSKNSGSVVIQPNGTKTTKGGVSANGPGAPASFTVSAPPGYTYNINLPQQPVSENDSIPDMLKISNFTSYPAPNELTTGTQSFSVGATVDIDAAKEQGEYDAEVPFDVTIGYN, from the coding sequence ATGCGTACAGGTTTAGCACTACTGGTTTTGATGATAGTTTGTGGCACCGCAAAAGGCCAGCAAACCGCCGCCGCCTCGACGACAGCTGGCGCTACCATTACTACCCCAACTGCTATCTTTAAGACGTCAGACATAGAATTTGAAGAGATCAAAGTTTCCTCCAAAAACAGTGGGTCGGTGGTAATACAGCCTAACGGCACCAAGACAACAAAAGGTGGCGTCTCAGCCAACGGCCCCGGAGCACCGGCCAGTTTCACGGTTTCAGCACCACCGGGTTATACCTACAATATCAATCTCCCTCAACAACCTGTGTCGGAAAACGACTCTATCCCCGATATGCTGAAGATCAGCAATTTCACCAGCTATCCTGCGCCTAATGAACTAACAACAGGTACTCAATCATTCTCAGTTGGGGCAACAGTTGATATTGACGCAGCAAAAGAACAAGGCGAATATGACGCTGAAGTACCTTTTGATGTAACTATAGGATACAACTAG
- the pyk gene encoding pyruvate kinase, producing the protein MLHKTKIIATVGPACNTYEKLLTLVQEGVNVFRLNFSHGTHDEHAEVITHINRINHDFPFNIAILADLQGPKLRVGDIEGGALKLEKDDEFIFTHEKCMGTKEGVYISYPNFYKDVRIGEKILLDDGKIEVLVIEITKDNCVRVKVLTSGVLLPKKGVNLPDTKISLPSLSEKDLIDLDFIIAQKIDWVALSFVRRPDDVTGLRKLIQEKNSQAKIIAKIEKPEALEHLREIILASDAVMVARGDLGVELPLQQIPMIQKNIIRKCIHRAKPVIIATQMMESMIDRTRPNRSEITDVANAVLEGADAVMLSGETAMGQYPDLVIRTMVSIIEEVEKEEIVYNRNLVPQPHSPSFLSDALCYNACEIAKDISANALIGMTQSGYTGFMLSSFRPRSPLYVFTKTVTLVNQLSLSWGVQAFFYEKEESLDQIVADQIELLKDKGLLQSGDIVVNTGSTPVHEHLPTNMLKITKVA; encoded by the coding sequence ATGCTGCACAAAACGAAGATCATTGCTACTGTAGGCCCTGCTTGCAACACTTATGAAAAACTACTTACGCTCGTTCAGGAAGGCGTGAATGTATTTCGACTCAACTTCTCGCATGGCACACACGATGAGCACGCAGAGGTGATCACTCACATCAATCGCATCAACCATGATTTCCCTTTTAACATCGCGATCCTGGCCGATCTGCAAGGTCCAAAGCTGCGTGTAGGTGATATTGAAGGTGGCGCATTGAAGCTTGAGAAGGACGACGAGTTCATCTTCACCCATGAAAAATGCATGGGCACCAAAGAAGGCGTCTATATCTCTTACCCCAATTTTTACAAAGACGTTCGCATAGGCGAAAAAATATTGCTGGATGACGGCAAAATAGAGGTACTTGTCATTGAGATCACTAAGGACAACTGTGTGCGTGTAAAAGTGCTGACTTCCGGAGTCCTGCTGCCCAAAAAAGGAGTTAATCTCCCCGATACCAAGATCTCTCTGCCATCTCTTTCTGAAAAAGACCTCATCGATCTTGATTTTATCATCGCGCAAAAGATCGACTGGGTAGCGCTATCATTTGTTCGCAGGCCAGATGATGTTACAGGACTGCGAAAGCTGATACAGGAAAAGAACAGCCAGGCCAAGATCATCGCAAAGATCGAAAAGCCGGAAGCGCTGGAACATCTCAGGGAGATCATCCTCGCCTCGGACGCTGTAATGGTTGCCCGCGGTGACCTGGGCGTGGAACTGCCACTGCAGCAGATCCCGATGATCCAGAAAAATATCATTCGCAAGTGTATTCACAGGGCCAAACCGGTGATCATAGCTACCCAGATGATGGAGAGTATGATTGACCGTACCAGACCAAACCGTAGCGAGATAACTGACGTAGCCAACGCAGTGCTGGAAGGGGCCGATGCCGTAATGCTCAGCGGCGAAACCGCGATGGGCCAATATCCCGACCTGGTCATTCGTACAATGGTAAGCATCATTGAAGAAGTGGAGAAGGAAGAGATAGTGTACAACCGCAACCTGGTGCCGCAGCCGCACTCACCATCGTTCCTCAGCGACGCGCTTTGCTATAACGCCTGCGAAATTGCCAAAGACATAAGTGCAAATGCCCTTATCGGCATGACCCAATCTGGATATACCGGCTTTATGCTTTCCAGCTTCCGCCCAAGATCGCCGTTGTATGTGTTCACTAAAACTGTGACCTTAGTAAACCAACTGAGCCTCAGCTGGGGAGTTCAGGCATTCTTTTATGAAAAAGAAGAAAGCCTTGACCAGATCGTAGCTGACCAGATTGAGCTGCTGAAGGACAAAGGCTTGCTTCAATCCGGAGACATTGTTGTGAATACTGGTAGCACGCCGGTGCACGAACACTTGCCTACCAACATGCTGAAGATCACTAAGGTGGCATAA
- a CDS encoding T9SS type A sorting domain-containing protein: MKYFFYTLKTLCVTAVLLSLALISLAQTPQYFITGGTSANSFPFNSTTSNKVQWIYVAGSFAGSPTGVITKVYFRSGTTGTNKTFTNLTIKMGYTTQINTTTTFIPGLTTVFFAPSIVVPTVTNGQWVELTLTTPFFYNNTQNLVVEASQTAFTPSGFTVLQNSAGGNKRTWGAVTATTGSAGTGLADFGYQLLAYQNNASISAIPEPGVDICVGAYAVKAQVKNMGSNTINNVQLNWSVNGAIQPPVMYNSPIPITTTSAPIMLGNVSLMNPVANNTIRVWTSLPNGVVDPMPTDDSMEIIRKPLDLPNAVIYYPTTRLCPGDSVLLQAGTGTNYFYQWQFNADPTGPITSQGAIYAKKDGYYSVKVFNPGCSQQAAPVKITVKPLAIDLGPDLITCEKQPALALDAGEPGSRYKWNTGDTTQVIHTKEGNNIYWVEATLGTMCKASDTVNLTIDPLPRVNGISFINKGTSTYTFSPAGNTYVNSYLWDFGDGSTDTAQIATHTYSIAPPYNVTLKVFNSCGMIESKLPVAVGINDVNGVEGLTLYPNPAQNSLNVGTNGSALIKDIRVYNTLGALVVSRSYNNEKNVVLDVAHLPNGMYSIRITTSMGTAAKQFQVTK, translated from the coding sequence ATGAAATATTTTTTCTACACGCTTAAAACGCTTTGTGTCACGGCTGTATTATTGTCTTTAGCCCTCATTTCACTGGCACAAACACCACAATATTTTATAACGGGCGGCACGAGTGCCAACTCTTTTCCTTTCAACAGCACTACCAGCAATAAAGTCCAGTGGATATATGTTGCAGGCAGTTTTGCCGGTTCTCCCACGGGAGTTATTACCAAGGTCTATTTCAGGTCGGGCACTACAGGTACCAATAAGACCTTTACGAACCTTACCATCAAAATGGGCTATACAACCCAGATCAACACTACCACTACCTTCATTCCCGGTCTGACAACCGTGTTTTTTGCCCCATCGATCGTTGTACCTACTGTTACAAACGGACAGTGGGTAGAACTTACGCTCACCACTCCATTCTTTTACAACAACACGCAAAATCTCGTTGTGGAAGCTTCTCAGACAGCTTTTACTCCCAGCGGCTTTACTGTATTACAAAACAGTGCAGGCGGCAACAAACGTACATGGGGTGCCGTAACAGCTACAACTGGAAGTGCCGGTACCGGTCTTGCGGACTTTGGCTACCAGCTTTTAGCTTACCAGAACAATGCAAGCATATCTGCCATACCTGAACCGGGTGTTGATATCTGCGTGGGAGCTTATGCGGTTAAGGCACAAGTAAAGAATATGGGCTCGAATACGATCAATAATGTGCAGCTCAACTGGTCGGTTAATGGTGCAATACAACCGCCGGTTATGTACAATTCGCCCATACCTATCACTACTACCAGTGCACCCATAATGCTGGGCAACGTTTCGCTGATGAACCCGGTTGCTAATAACACTATTCGCGTATGGACCTCGCTTCCAAACGGTGTTGTTGACCCTATGCCGACCGACGATTCTATGGAAATAATTCGTAAGCCGCTGGATCTACCCAATGCTGTGATCTATTACCCCACAACGCGCCTCTGTCCCGGAGACAGCGTTTTGCTTCAGGCGGGAACAGGTACAAACTACTTCTACCAATGGCAATTCAATGCCGACCCCACAGGACCTATTACCAGCCAAGGCGCTATATACGCTAAAAAAGACGGCTACTATTCTGTAAAAGTTTTCAACCCGGGTTGTAGCCAGCAAGCTGCACCTGTCAAGATAACTGTAAAACCGTTGGCGATCGATCTTGGTCCGGACCTGATCACATGCGAAAAGCAACCCGCTTTAGCGTTGGATGCGGGCGAGCCTGGTTCCAGATATAAATGGAACACTGGTGACACCACGCAGGTGATCCATACTAAGGAGGGCAACAATATTTACTGGGTCGAAGCAACGTTAGGCACTATGTGTAAAGCATCTGACACTGTAAATCTGACTATCGATCCTCTACCAAGAGTGAATGGCATTTCGTTCATCAATAAAGGCACGTCCACCTACACATTCTCACCGGCTGGCAACACGTATGTAAACAGCTACCTCTGGGATTTTGGCGATGGCAGCACCGACACGGCGCAAATCGCTACACACACCTACTCAATTGCCCCCCCCTACAACGTAACACTGAAAGTGTTCAACAGCTGCGGAATGATCGAAAGCAAGTTGCCGGTAGCCGTTGGAATTAATGACGTAAACGGCGTCGAAGGATTGACATTGTATCCTAATCCAGCACAAAACAGTCTGAATGTCGGCACAAACGGATCAGCTTTGATAAAAGACATCAGGGTATACAACACATTGGGCGCCCTGGTTGTAAGCAGGTCGTACAATAATGAGAAAAATGTAGTATTGGATGTTGCGCACCTACCCAATGGAATGTATAGCATCAGGATAACTACGTCAATGGGTACGGCAGCTAAACAATTCCAGGTGACTAAGTAA